In Tripterygium wilfordii isolate XIE 37 chromosome 15, ASM1340144v1, whole genome shotgun sequence, one DNA window encodes the following:
- the LOC120016310 gene encoding filament-like plant protein, whose translation MEKRKWLWKRRSSERSPGETESSGSMSSHSERYSDDQEAFKASPNNSQSPEVTSNLVAAGEDVNDNVRHLTEKLSAALVNVSAKDDLVKQHSKVAEEAVAGWEKAENELVLVKKQLEDATKKNSALEDHVSHLDGALKECVRQLRQAREEQEHKIYEAVTRKTLEWESTKSELENQLLELQSTIETLNSYSPAHVDPEISEKLEYLESENAALKLELCSQSEELEIRTIERDLSTQAAETASKQNLESIKKVAKLEAECRRLKATACRSSPVNDHKSTAASSMCVESLTDSQSDGGDHITIESDTHKMSSSELRKSEPNFSDSWASALIAELDQFKNEKAINRNASIEIDLMDDFLEMERLAALPEIEISHSEEAVAKQLSDSEKSLRAELEAMVCQTTDLEQKLVKAQAEKAEMEERLENMEVEKAELKGKLKEMEVEKSELEGKLQEMEAEKAELEFALSDKTEHIEASLLRLKEAGVKLEELQREVCEANQSKQLMESQLINMEVETRTMSAKIDALEADVENEKASSMEIALNYRQLENELSRKKLEVELQQTASANSQMKIKQEDLEVAAGKLAECQKTIASLGNQLKSLATLEDFLLDTTSLPKLSTGFSPIPRPCEPWKLHSNETYSPKAASYSSRITIDSSGPSVNKTEGNSPQSSSSFTSSTVSMNHVSSEKNRNGFAKFFSRSKNGMQLDLEK comes from the exons ATGGAAAAGAGAAAATGGTTGTGGAAGAGAAGGTCTTCTGAGAGGAGCCCAGGTGAAACAGAAAGTTCTGGGTCAATGTCTTCACATTCCGAGAGGTACTCTGATGATCAG GAAGCCTTTAAAGCCTCTCCTAATAACAGCCAGTCACCTGAAGTTACTTCAAACCTTGTAGCAGCTGGTGAAGATGTAAATGATAATGTCAGACATTTAACAGAGAAGCTTTCAGCTGCTCTAGTGAATGTTAGTGCCAAAGATGATTTGGTAAAGCAGCATTCTAAAGTTGCAGAAGAAGCTGTTGCAG GATGGGAAAAGGCAGAAAATGAATTGGTGCTTGTAAAGAAACAACTTGAGGATGCGACGAAGAAAAACTCAGCACTGGAAGATCATGTGAGCCATCTTGATGGGGCCTTAAAGGAGTGTGTTAGGCAGCTACGACAAGCAAGAGAGGAGCAGGAGCATAAGATCTATGAAGCAGTGACAAGGAAAACCCTTGAATGGGAATCCACTAAATCTGAACTTGAAAACCAGCTTCTGGAGCTCCAGAGTACAATTGAAACTCTGAATTCCTATTCTCCTGCTCATGTTGATCCTGAAATTTCCGAGAAGCTTGAATATTTGGAGAGTGAGAACGCAGCCCTCAAGCTTGAGCTCTGCTCTCAGTCTGAAGAGTTAGAAATCCGAACTATTGAAAGGGATTTGAGCACTCAAGCAGCTGAAACAGCCAGCAAACAAAATTTAGAGAGCATAAAGAAAGTGGCCAAGCTTGAAGCTGAGTGCCGGAGGTTAAAAGCCACGGCTTGTAGGTCTTCCCCAGTTAATGACCATAAGTCCACTGCTGCCTCCTCAATGTGTGTCGAATCTCTGACTGATAGCCAGTCAGACGGTGGAGATCATATCACGATAGAGAGTGACACCCACAAAATGAGTAGCTCAGAGCTGCGCAAGTCAGAACCAAATTTCTCCGACTCTTGGGCATCTGCCTTAATTGCTGAACTTGATCAATTTAAGAATGAAAAGGCTATAAACAGAAATGCTTCCATTGAAATTGATCTTATGGACGATTTTCTTGAAATGGAGCGACTAGCTGCATTGCCTGAGATTGAAATAAGTCATTCTGAAGAAGCTGTTGCCAAGCAATTATCTGATTCAGAAAAATCATTAAGAGCTGAGCTTGAAGCTATGGTATGTCAAACAACTGACCTAGAGCAAAAGTTAGTGAAGGCGCAAGCTGAGAAAGCTGAAATGGAAGAGAGATTAGAGAATATGGAAGTAGAAAAAGCTGAATTGAAAGGGAAACTAAAGGAGATGGAAGTAGAGAAATCTGAATTGGAAGGGAAACTACAGGAGATGGAAGCAGAGAAAGCAGAATTGGAGTTTGCTCTATCAGATAAAACTGAGCACATCGAGGCATCACTACTGAGGCTGAAGGAAGCTGGTGTGAAGTTAGAGGAGCTGCAGAGAGAAGTATGTGAGGCAAATCAATCAAAGCAACTAATGGAGTCTCAACTGATTAACATGGAAGTGGAGACTCGAACCATGTCAGCAAAGATTGATGCACTAGAAGCAGATGTCGAAAATGAGAAGGCTTCATCAATGGAAATTGCATTGAATTATAGGCAACTGGAGAATGAGCTATCAAGAAAGAAACTCGAGGTTGAGCTACAGCAGACCGCCAGTGCAAATAGCCAAATGAAGATAAAGCAG GAGGACCTAGAGGTAGCTGCTGGCAAACTAGCCGAGTGCCAGAAAACGATAGCATCACTGGGGAATCAACTCAAGTCTTTAGCAACATTGGAAGACTTCTTACTCGACACCACTAGTCTGCCCAAATTATCTACTGGATTCTCCCCAATCCCCAGGCCATGCGAACCATGGAAGTTACACTCCAACGAAACATATTCACCTAAAGCAGCTTCCTATTCCTCCAGGATCACCATTGATAGTTCTGGACCTTCAGTAAATAAAACCGAGGGGAACTCACCCCAGTCTTCATCTTCATTTACTTCATCAACTGTGTCAATGAATCATGTTAGTTCTGAGAAGAATCGCAATGGTTTTGCTAAATTTTTCTCGCGGAGTAAGAATGGGATGCAACTTGATTTGGAGAAATAA
- the LOC119979888 gene encoding aspartic proteinase Asp1-like, with protein MEDKTHNPLPPMMMIVVLSFQGFLSEANHSVISIGKSGITSNLMETSSIILPLTGSFYSKGGYFTTINISNPAMPFELLIDTGSTLSWVKCEEPCEDCIPPKPSGLLYKPPKDSIVPCQDRLCAAIQGDKHNCSNPLERCDYVEKYFDGSSTQVLLDSKMPIAVKNSDRLTSKILSALSLSIVVNTLGPHDIVLHGLYHLMVLRPKKNALLEMGDFALSHNNILHAWVPVHCEYIGLSSWCGYKQIGHFPGDGIIGLSRNSASLLSQIHEQGLVKKVIGHCFNGNGAIHYRTTASPCLRVFEFSGGGSIQPSGLCSTITSFMKQNIATHLESQIVKVESQTAAAGPQMVFDSRQQRIRGEMMQYVSAPVDLSFEGSETQIDHVLKGKPLEPAQPETELPICWKQSNRKPISSFEKIRDYFKNWTLHFPNDELNVKLDLPLQAYLGKVCLGILDDSKLVNMNIIGAISMQDKLVMYDSINRRIGWASRECNMPIVA; from the exons ATGGAAGACAAAACACACAATCCACTGCCACCAATGATGATGATTGTTGTGTTATCATTTCAAGGCTTTCTTTCAGAAGCCAATCACTCTGTGATTAGCATCGGAAAGTCAGGGATCACTAGCAATCTCATGGAAACTTCCTCCATCATTCTTCCTCTGACCGGAAGTTTTTATTCTAAAGG GGGTTATTTCACAACGATCAATATAAGCAATCCAGCCATGCCTTTTGAACTTCTCATTGATACTGGCAGTACCCTCTCCTGGGTCAAATGTGAAGAACCTTGCGAGGACTGCATTCCG CCTAAGCCCTCAGGACTTCTGTACAAGCCACCAAAAGATAGTATCGTGCCATGTCAAGATCGCTTATGTGCTGCTATCCAAGGAGACAAACACAATTGTTCAAACCCACTTGAACGATGCGACTATGTTGAGAAATATTTTGATGGCAGTTCAACTCAAG TATTATTAGActcaaagatgccaatagctgTTAAAAATTCCGACCGACTCACATCAaaaatattgtctgctttgagtTTATCGATTGTCGTAAATACATTGGGTCCGCATGACATTGTTCTTCATGGGCTAtatcacttaatggtacttagaCCCAagaaaaatgctttgttggagATGGGAGATTTCGCCCTCTCACACAACAATATACTCCACGCTTGGGTTCCGGTTCACTGTGAATACATTGGATTATCCTCATG GTGTGGATACAAGCAAATTGGACATTTCCCAGGTGATGGAATCATTGGTTTAAGCCGGAATTCAGCTAGCCTCTTGTCACAGATTCATGAACAAGGTCTAGTAAAAAAAGTAATAGGCCACTGTTTTAATGGAAACGGAG CCATCCACTACCGCACTACCGCCTCACCTTGTCTTCGAGTCTTCGAGTTCAGCGGTGGTGGTTCGATTCAGCCTTCAGGTCTGTGTTCGACTATCACGAGTTTCATGAAACAGAACATTGCAACTCACCTGGAGTCGCAAATCGTCAAGGTGGAGTCGCAGACAGCAGCCGCAGGCCCGCAGATGGTCTTCGACAGCAGACAGCAGCGGATAAGGGGTGAAATGAT GCAGTACGTATCGGCACCAGTTGACCTATCATTTGAAGGAAGTGAGACTCAG ATTGACCATGTTTTGAAAGGAAAGCCGCTCGAACCTGCACAACCAGAGACCGAGCTTCCAATATGCTGGAAACAAAGCAATCGGAAACCTATTAGCTCCTTCGAAAAGATTAGGGACTACTTCAAAAACTGGACATTACACTTTCCAAATGATGAACTCAATGTTAAGCTTGACTTGCCACTCCAAGCTTATCTC GGAAAGGTGTGTTTGGGGATTCTCGACGATAGCAAATTAGTAAATATGAACATAATTGGAG ccatttcaatgcaagataaGCTGGTGATGTACGATAGTATCAATCGTCGCATTGGATGGGCTTCTAGAGAATGCAATATGCCTATCGTTGCCTAA